A single Orcinus orca chromosome 2, mOrcOrc1.1, whole genome shotgun sequence DNA region contains:
- the GANC gene encoding neutral alpha-glucosidase C isoform X5, protein MDAAEKEEISVEDEAVDKNIFKDCSKIAFYRRQKQRLSKKSTYRALLDSVTEGKESTRFQIINEAAKPVCKFSLVATLLAASPRMQGYL, encoded by the exons ATGGACGCAGCTGAGAAAGAGGAAATCAG TGTTGAAGATGAAGCTGtggataaaaacattttcaaagactGCAGCAAGATTGCTTTCTACAG GCGTCAGAAACAGCGGCTCTCCAAGAAGTCTACCTATCGGGCATTACTAGACTCAGTCACAGAAGGCAAAGAGAGCACCAGGTTCCAAATCATCAACGAAGCAGCTAAG CCTGTTTGCAAGTTTTCACTGGTGGCAACACTTCTGGCAGCTTCTCCAAGGATGCAGGGATATCTCTGA